GCCTGGTCGAGGAACGCACCGCCGGCATGCATTTCGACGTCGCCGTGTTCACCAACCTGACCCGCGACCACCTGGACTACCACGGCGACATGGCCAGCTACGAAGCGGCCAAGCTGAAGCTGTTCCAGTGGCCGGGCCTGAAGCACGCCGTGCTGAACCTGGACGACCCTGCGGGCGGGCGCATCGCCGCGCACCTGCGCGCGAACCGTCCGGAAGTCGCGCTCACGGGCTACACGCTGCGCAGCGAAGAGGAACAGCCGGAGATCGAAGGCATCGCCATCCTGCGCGCCTCGCAGCTGCGTTCGCGCCCGGCCGGCACCGAGTTCCACGTCGACGCGCCGGCAGGCAGCGCGCTGGCCCGCACCCGCCTGGTCGGCCACTTCAACGCCAGCAATGCGCTGGCGGTGCTGGGCGTACTGCTGGCCAGGGGCGCCGCCCTGCGCGCCGCGCTGGAAGTGCTCGAAACCCTGGAGCCGGCGCCGGGCCGCATGCAGCAGATCGGCGGGCTCGAAGCGCCGCTGGTCGTGATCGACTACGCGCACACGCCGGATGCGCTGGAAAAGGCGCTGGTGGCGCTGCGCCAGGTGGCGATTGACCGCGGCGGCCAGCTGTGGTGCGTGTTCGGCTGCGGCGGCGACCGCGACCCGGGCAAGCGTCCGCAGATGGGGGCGATCGCCCAGATGGCCGACCACGTGCTGGTGACCAGCGATAACCCGCGCAGCGAAGAGCCGCGCGCGATCATCGAGCAGATCGTCGCCGGCATGGATCCCTGCCACCCGTCCTCGACCCAGCAGGCGATCGAAGACCGCGCCGCCGCCATCCTGTCGGCGGTGAAGCATGCCGGCAAGCCGGACGTGATCCTGCTGGCCGGGAAGGGGCATGAGCCCTACCAGGAAATCAAAGGCCGGAAGATGCCGTTTTCCGATGCCGACCATGCCGCGCTGGCCCTGACCGCGCGGCTGACGATGATGAGGAATAACTGAATATGCGCGGTTCGCTCGCACAATTGACCGCTTCGATCGAAGGCGCGCGCATGACGCGCGACGCCTCCTTCGAAGGCGTGTCGACCGACAGCCGTTCGGCCCCGGCCGGCGCGCTGTTCGTCGCGCTGCGCGGCGAAACCTTCGATGCCCACGACTTCCTCGACCAGGTCGCCGCCAGGAAGGTGGCGGCCGTGGTGGTGGAGAAGCTGCCGGAAGACTTCCCGCTGCCGGCCCTGGTGGTGCCGGACACGCTGGCGGCGCTGGGCCGCATCGGCAATGCCTGGCGCAGCCAGTTCGCGATTCCCGTGATCGGCGTCACCGGCAGCAACGGCAAGACCACGGTCAAGGAAATGATCGCGGCGATCCTGGCCGCCAGCGTCGGCGAGGAAGCGCGCCTGGCCACCCAGGGCAATCTGAACAACGAGATCGGCGTGCCGCTGACCGTGATGCGCCTGACCGGCGCGCACCGCGCCGCCGTGGTCGAACTGGGCATGAACCATCCGGGCGAGATCGCCCGCCTGGCCGCCATCGCGGCCCCGACCGTCGCCCTGGTCAACAACGCCCAGCGCGAGCACCAGGAGTTCATGCACACCGTGGAAGCGGTGGCGCGCGAGAACGGCTCGGTGCTGCAGGCGCTGCCTTCGGACGGCGTCGCCGTATTCCCCGGCGATGACGAGTACACCGCGCTGTGGCGCGGGCTGGCAGGGGATCGTGCGACGCTGACTTTCGGCCTGTCCGAAGCCTGCGACGTGCGCGCGACCTACACGCCGAACGCCTTTGGCAGCGAGCTGCAGGTCACTGCGCCGCAGGGACAGTTCAACATCAAACTTTCCGCCGCGGGCGAGCACAACGTGCGCAACGCCCTGGCGGCCTGCGCCTGCGCGCTGGCCGCCGGCATCTCCCGGGGCGCCATCGTGCGCGGCCTGGAAGCTTTCGCGCCCGTCAGCGGCCGCCTGCAACGCAAGCAGGCCGTCAACGGCGCCACCGTGATCGACGACAGCTACAACGCCAACCCGGATTCGGTGCGCGCCGCCATCGACGTGCTCGCGCAGGCGAACGCGCCGCGCATCCTGGTGCTGGGCGACATGGGCGAGGTCGGCACGCAGGGACCGCAGTTCCACGAAGAGATCGGCGCCTACGCAGCAAGCCGCGGCATCGATACCGTGCTCGTCACCGGCGCATTGGCGCGCCACATGACGGGCGCGGGAGCGCAACACTTTGAGCAGTTCGACGATTTATTGGCAGCACTGGATAAGCAACTGGGCAGCAAATCCGACGCAACTGTGTTGGTGAAGGGCTCGCGCTTCATGAAGATGGAACGCGCGGTCCAGCATCTCGTTCAATCACAAAACACTGGCAAGGATTCTCACTAAATGCTTCTCTGGCTCGCACAATATTTTCAGGACTATGTCGGTCCGATGCGGATTTTTAACTACATCACCTTCCGTGCGGTGTTCGCGACCATCACCGCGATCGCCATCGGCCTGCTGTGCGGACCGGCCGTGATCCGCAAGCTGACCGCGATGAAGGTCGGCCAGGCGGTGCGCGCCTACGGCCCGCAAACCCACCTGGCCAAGCACGGCACCCCGACCATGGGCGGCGTGCTGGTCCTGATCTCGATCGCCTTTTCGACCCTGCTGTGGTGCGACCTGTCCAACCGCCTGATCTGGCCAGTACTGGTGGTGACCCTGGGCTTCGGCGCGATCGGCTGGGTCGACGACTACCGCAAGGTGGTCTACAAGGACCCGGAAGGCATGCGTTCGGGCGAAAAATACTTCTGGATGTCGCTGATCGGCATCGCATCCTCGCTCTACCTGGCGTTCTCGGTCTCGGCCGCGACCCCGTGGGAAGTGTGGCAATTGTTCTTCGCCTGGGTGCAGTCGGGCTTCTCGATGGACCTGCCGCCCAAGGCCGACCTGATCGTCCCCTTCTTCAAGACCATCAGCTATCCGCTGGGCGTATGGGGCTTCATCGCGCTGACCTATTGCGTGATCGTGGGCGCCTCCAACGCCGTCAACTTCACCGACGGCCTGGACGGCCTGGCCATCATGCCGACCGTGATGGTGGGCGGCGCGCTGGGCCTGTTCGCCTACCTGACCGGTAACGCGACCTATTCGAAATACCTGTTCATCCCGCACATCCCGGGGGCCGGCGAACTGCTGATCTTCTGCGGTGCGATGGCGGGCGCGGGCCTGGCCTTCCTCTGGTACAACGCACATCCGGCCCAGATGTTCATGGGCGACGTCGGCGCGCTGGCGCTGGGCGGCGCGCTCGGCACCATCGCCGTCATCGTGCGCCAGGAGATCGTCCTGTTCATCATGGGCGGCGTGTTCGTGGCCGAGACCCTGTCGGTGATCATCCAGGTGAGCTGGTTCAAGTACACCAAGAAGCGCTACGGCGCCGGCCGCCGCGTGTTCCTGATGGCGCCGCTGCACCACCATTTCGAACAGAAGGGCTGGAAGGAAACCAAGGTCGTGGTGCGTTTCTGGATCGTGACCATCATCCTGGTCCTGGTCGGTGTCTCGACCCTCAAACTGCGTTAAGACTGCGAGCGATGAACTACGAAGGCAAAACCGCACTGGTACTCGGGCTCGGCGAATCGGGCCTCGCGATGGCGCAATGGCTGGCGCGCTGCGGCGCGTCCGTGCGCGTGGCCGACACGCGCGCCGAGCCGCAACGCCTGCCCGCGCTGCGCGAGGCAGTGCCGGCCGCCGAGTTCATCGGCGGCGGTTTCGGCGCCGGGCTGCTGGACGGCGTCGATTTCGTGGCCGTCAGCCCCGGCCTGGCGCCGGAGCGCGAGCTCGCCGAGCTTGGCCCGGCCGCAAGCGCCCGCAATATCCCGGTGTGGGGCGAGATCGAGCTGTTCGCCCAGGCCCTGTCCGACCTGAAGGCCACCCGCGGCTACGCCCCGAAAGTCATCGCCATCACCGGCACCAACGGCAAGACCACCGTCACCAGCCTGACCGGCCTGCTGTGCCGCCGCGCCGGCCTGAGCACGCGCGTGGCCGGCAACATCAGCCCGGCCGCATTGGACGTGCTGCGCGAAGTCCTCGACAAGGACGATTTGCCCCAGGCCTGGGTGCTGGAACTGTCCAGCTTCCAGCTGCACACCAGCTTCAGCCTGAACCCGGACGCCGCCACCGTCCTGAACGTCACCCAGGACCACCTGGACTGGCACGGCAGCATGACGGCCTATGCCTTCGACAAGGCGCGCATCTTCGGCAAGGACACGGTCCGCGTGCTGAACCGCGACGACGCCACCGTGATGCGCATGGCCAGCCCGGACGCCCAGGTCACGAGCTTCGGCACCGGCGAACCGGATGCGCCGGGCAGTTTCGGCCTGGTGAACGAACGCGGCGTGCTGTGGCTGGCGAATGCGAATCCGGCGGAAGAGCCGGAAAAGAAACGCCGCCGTGGCGCGTCCTCGAATGAGCCGGAAGAGCAGCAGGAGCTGTTCATCAACCGCCTGATGCCGGCCGACGCGCTGCGCATCCGCGGCATCCACAATGCCTCGAACGCGCTGGCCGCGCTGGCCCTGTGCCGCGCCTGCGGCCTGCCGCTGGCGCCGCTGCTGCACGGCCTGCGCGACTACCAGGGCGAGCCGCACCGCGTCGAGCTGGTCGCCAGCATCGACGAGGTCGAGTACTACGATGACAGCAAGGGCACCAACGTCGGCGCCACCGTCGCCGCGCTGGAAGGCCTGGGCCAGACCTTCGGCGAGACCGGCCGCCAGATCCTCCTGATCGCCGGCGGCGACGGCAAGGGCCAGGACTTCGCGCCGCTGGCCGCCCCATGCTCGCGCTATGTGAAGGCGGTGCTGCTGATCGGCCGCGACGCACCAGGCATCAAGGCCGCCATCGAGCCGAGCGGCGTGCCGTGCTTCGACCTGCCGGACCTGCCGGCCGCGACCCGCCGCGCCGCCGGCCTGGCGAAATCAGGCGACGTGGTGCTGCTGTCGCCGGCCTGCGCCAGCCTGGACATGTTCACGAACTATGCGCACCGCGCCCAGGTGTTCGTCGACGCCGTGCGCGAGATCGCGCTCGAGAAGGGCCAGGACATCTGATGGCATTCCAGATCCCCTTCAAGTTCGGCGGTTCCTCGAAGGACGCGGCGGTTGCCGCGCGCGCCCGGCCGTCGCGCATGATGGAATACGACCAGCCCCTGGTCTGGGTCGTGGTCCTGATGATGCTGTTCGGGATGGTGATGGTGTATTCGGCCTCGATCGCGCTGGCCGATTCGCCCAAGTTCGCCTACCTGGGCGGCAAGAACAACTACTTCCTGGTGCGCCAGGCGATGTTCATCGCGTTCTCGCTGGTGGTCAGCATATTCGTGTTCCGCATTCCGGTCGCGACCTGGCAGCGTTTCGCGCCGATGATGTTCGTCGGCACCCTTGTGCTGCTGGCCCTGGTGCTGGTGCCGGGCGTGGGCGTCTCGGTCAACGGCGCGCGCCGCTGGCTGCCATTGAAAATCATGCAGATGCAGCCGTCCGAGATCATGAAAGTCGTGGCCGTGCTGTACGCCGCCGACTTCACGGTGCGCAAGCAGCAGTACATGCACAAGCTGACCAAGGGCTTCATGCCGATGGCCGCCGCGATGGCGCTGGTGGGCGGCCTGCTGATGCTGGAGCCCGACCTCGGCGCTTTCGGCGTGGTGGTCTGCATCTCGATGGGCATCCTGTTCCTGGGCGGCTTCAACATGATCTGGTTCGGCGGCATCGGCGCCGTG
This window of the Massilia sp. WG5 genome carries:
- the murF gene encoding UDP-N-acetylmuramoyl-tripeptide--D-alanyl-D-alanine ligase — protein: MRGSLAQLTASIEGARMTRDASFEGVSTDSRSAPAGALFVALRGETFDAHDFLDQVAARKVAAVVVEKLPEDFPLPALVVPDTLAALGRIGNAWRSQFAIPVIGVTGSNGKTTVKEMIAAILAASVGEEARLATQGNLNNEIGVPLTVMRLTGAHRAAVVELGMNHPGEIARLAAIAAPTVALVNNAQREHQEFMHTVEAVARENGSVLQALPSDGVAVFPGDDEYTALWRGLAGDRATLTFGLSEACDVRATYTPNAFGSELQVTAPQGQFNIKLSAAGEHNVRNALAACACALAAGISRGAIVRGLEAFAPVSGRLQRKQAVNGATVIDDSYNANPDSVRAAIDVLAQANAPRILVLGDMGEVGTQGPQFHEEIGAYAASRGIDTVLVTGALARHMTGAGAQHFEQFDDLLAALDKQLGSKSDATVLVKGSRFMKMERAVQHLVQSQNTGKDSH
- the murD gene encoding UDP-N-acetylmuramoyl-L-alanine--D-glutamate ligase is translated as MNYEGKTALVLGLGESGLAMAQWLARCGASVRVADTRAEPQRLPALREAVPAAEFIGGGFGAGLLDGVDFVAVSPGLAPERELAELGPAASARNIPVWGEIELFAQALSDLKATRGYAPKVIAITGTNGKTTVTSLTGLLCRRAGLSTRVAGNISPAALDVLREVLDKDDLPQAWVLELSSFQLHTSFSLNPDAATVLNVTQDHLDWHGSMTAYAFDKARIFGKDTVRVLNRDDATVMRMASPDAQVTSFGTGEPDAPGSFGLVNERGVLWLANANPAEEPEKKRRRGASSNEPEEQQELFINRLMPADALRIRGIHNASNALAALALCRACGLPLAPLLHGLRDYQGEPHRVELVASIDEVEYYDDSKGTNVGATVAALEGLGQTFGETGRQILLIAGGDGKGQDFAPLAAPCSRYVKAVLLIGRDAPGIKAAIEPSGVPCFDLPDLPAATRRAAGLAKSGDVVLLSPACASLDMFTNYAHRAQVFVDAVREIALEKGQDI
- a CDS encoding UDP-N-acetylmuramoyl-L-alanyl-D-glutamate--2,6-diaminopimelate ligase — its product is MTSLDDICQWIRAAAPGGRLVSDSRRVGRGDVFFAYPGEGAADGRNYIGSAIEKGAAAVVHEGRDFVWNATLDVPHLALPELKKNAGVIAHAYYGQPDAAMFTVGVTGTNGKTSIALWTAQALARLGSVDEAVGVIGTLGVGLVRARVEPEFDATGYTTPDAVLLATRLASLRDAGARALAIEVSSIGLVEERTAGMHFDVAVFTNLTRDHLDYHGDMASYEAAKLKLFQWPGLKHAVLNLDDPAGGRIAAHLRANRPEVALTGYTLRSEEEQPEIEGIAILRASQLRSRPAGTEFHVDAPAGSALARTRLVGHFNASNALAVLGVLLARGAALRAALEVLETLEPAPGRMQQIGGLEAPLVVIDYAHTPDALEKALVALRQVAIDRGGQLWCVFGCGGDRDPGKRPQMGAIAQMADHVLVTSDNPRSEEPRAIIEQIVAGMDPCHPSSTQQAIEDRAAAILSAVKHAGKPDVILLAGKGHEPYQEIKGRKMPFSDADHAALALTARLTMMRNN
- the mraY gene encoding phospho-N-acetylmuramoyl-pentapeptide-transferase, whose translation is MLLWLAQYFQDYVGPMRIFNYITFRAVFATITAIAIGLLCGPAVIRKLTAMKVGQAVRAYGPQTHLAKHGTPTMGGVLVLISIAFSTLLWCDLSNRLIWPVLVVTLGFGAIGWVDDYRKVVYKDPEGMRSGEKYFWMSLIGIASSLYLAFSVSAATPWEVWQLFFAWVQSGFSMDLPPKADLIVPFFKTISYPLGVWGFIALTYCVIVGASNAVNFTDGLDGLAIMPTVMVGGALGLFAYLTGNATYSKYLFIPHIPGAGELLIFCGAMAGAGLAFLWYNAHPAQMFMGDVGALALGGALGTIAVIVRQEIVLFIMGGVFVAETLSVIIQVSWFKYTKKRYGAGRRVFLMAPLHHHFEQKGWKETKVVVRFWIVTIILVLVGVSTLKLR
- the ftsW gene encoding putative lipid II flippase FtsW, translating into MAFQIPFKFGGSSKDAAVAARARPSRMMEYDQPLVWVVVLMMLFGMVMVYSASIALADSPKFAYLGGKNNYFLVRQAMFIAFSLVVSIFVFRIPVATWQRFAPMMFVGTLVLLALVLVPGVGVSVNGARRWLPLKIMQMQPSEIMKVVAVLYAADFTVRKQQYMHKLTKGFMPMAAAMALVGGLLMLEPDLGAFGVVVCISMGILFLGGFNMIWFGGIGAVLVLVFSTIIALSPFRRARMFAYMNPWEEGNALDKAYQLTHSLIAFGRGEIFGVGLGGSVEKLHYLPEAHTDFIMAVIGEELGLAGVLVVVGLFYWLVKRAFDIGRQAIALEQHFAGLAAKGIGIWLGVQVFINMGVNLGLLPTKGLTLPLMSYGGSGVLFNCIGLAILLRIDYENRVRMRGGRQ